Proteins from one Triticum aestivum cultivar Chinese Spring chromosome 7A, IWGSC CS RefSeq v2.1, whole genome shotgun sequence genomic window:
- the LOC123151607 gene encoding chaperone protein ClpB1, with the protein MEQAMLARVLAVTSVGLSWAVVWSLLSQQLKPFSTPAILRTLDAAASDPVIGRDDDIDRVICILCRRSKNCAALVGPAGVGKTAIVEGLARRIAAGTVPEALAGAHVAELDVGAMVAGTHWRGMFEQRLKDAIKKAEDSAGKLILFMDEMHMIVGAGDQRGGTGDAANILKPALARGRIRCIGATTTEEYRKYIQRDAALERRFQRVDVDEPTVQATVAILQGLKQRYQDYHGLIISDDALVAAAQLAGRYITGRQFPDKAIDLMDEACTSVKLHQPKQIRDKKTSTINAVEEITVGPCHIAQVVSRWTKIPITTLGREEEKFSHLVDRLHERVVGQHEAVNLVVQEVLRSRVGFDQSSQPIGSFLFLGPTGVGKTELAKALAEKLFDNEKMLVRFDMSGYADSGSVSRLIGGPRSYEEDGQLTDKVRSQPYSVVLFDEADKAHPSIFKVLIQLLDDGMLIDGKGRSVYFKNTIIIMSSNLGAENLSAGMAEENMETARDLLMEKVEKRFKPEFINKLSETVIFEPLSHEELREIVKIQMKSVVAMAANKGISLFASDAALDVIWSESHDTVYGARPIKRWMKKNVTRVLVDMLVNGEACQGSTVFIDAADDRKGLKYHVLK; encoded by the exons atgGAGCAGGCTATGCTGGCTAGGGTATTGGCCGTTACTAGCGTTGGTTTGTCGTGGGCAGTAGTGTGGAGCCTCTTGTCGCAACAGCTCAAGCCCTTCTCCACGCCCGCCATCCTCAGGACCTTGGACGCCGCCGCCTCCGATCCAGTCATCGGCCGCGACGACGACATCGACCGCGTCATCTGCATCCTCTGCCGCCGCTCCAAGAACTGCGCCGCCCTCGTCGGCCCTGCCGGCGTCGGCAAGACGGCCATCGTCGAGGGCCTCGCTCGGCGCATCGCTGCTGGGACGGTCCCCGAAGCCCTCGCCGGGGCCCACGTGGCCGAGCTCGACGTCGGGGCCATGGTTGCGGGGACCCACTGGCGCGGCATGTTCGAGCAGCGCTTGAAGGATGCCATCAAGAAGGCCGAGGATTCCGCCGGCAAGCTCATCCTCTTCATGGATGAGATGCACATGATTGTCGGTGCCGGCGATCAGCGTGGCGGCACCGGCGACGCTGCCAACATCCTCAAGCCCGCGTTGGCCCGTGGCCGCATCCGTTGCATAGGCGCCACCACAACCGAAGAGTACCGCAAATACATCCAGAGGGATGCCGCGCTCGAGCGGCGCTTCCAAAGGGTTGACGTCGACGAGCCGACCGTCCAGGCAACCGTTGCCATCCTGCAGGGGCTGAAGCAGCGGTACCAAGACTACCATGGACTAATAATCAGCGACGACGCTTTGGTTGCTGCTGCGCAGCTCGCCGGCCGTTATATTACAG GTCGCCAATTTCCTGATAAAGCAATTGATCTGATGGACGAGGCATGCACTTCTGTGAAGTTGCATCAACCAAAACAAATTAGAGATAAGAAAACTAGCACTATAAATGCAGTGGAGGAGATAACCGTTGGTCCATGTCATATTGCACAG GTTGTGAGCCGATGGACTAAAATTCCGATCACTACACTTGGCCGAGAGGAAGAAAAGTTCAGCCACCTAGTAGACAGATTGCATGAGAGAGTCGTTGGACAGCATGAAGCTGTTAATTTGGTTGTGCAAGAAGTGCTACGTTCGAGGGTCGGCTTTGATCAATCTAGCCAACCAATCGGTTCTTTTCTATTTTTGGGGCCGACTGGTGTTGGGAAGACAGAGCTTGCGAAAGCACTTGCCGAGAAGCTGTTTGACAATGAGAAGATGTTGGTCCGCTTTGACATGTCTGGATATGCTGACAGTGGATCTGTATCGCGTCTCATTGGAGGACCTCGAAG CTATGAAGAAGATGGACAGCTTACTGATAAAGTAAGGAGCCAACCATATAGCGTTGTTCTTTTTGACGAGGCGGATAAGGCGCATCCCTCGATATTCAAGGTTCTCATTCAACTCCTCGATGATGGCATGTTGATTGATGGAAAAGGACGGAGCGTATATTTCAAGAATACTATCATCATCATGAGCTCAAATCTAGGAGCAGAGAACCTGTCAGCTGGAATGGCCGAAGAAAACATGGAAACTGCACGGGATCTTCTTATGGAAAAG GTTGAGAAACGGTTTAAGCCTGAATTCATCAACAAACTGAGTGAGACTGTGATATTTGAGCCGCTTTCACATGAGGAACTGAGGGAGATTGTGAAAATCCAGATGAAGAGTGTTGTTGCCATGGCAGCTAACAAGGGCATCTCTCTGTTTGCATCAGATGCTGCCTTGGACGTCATTTGGTCAGAGTCGCACGACACG GTGTATGGCGCAAGGCCTATTAAGAGGTGGATGAAGAAGAACGTGACGAGAGTTCTCGTGGACATGCTTGTCAATGGAGAAGCATGCCAAGGATCGACCGTCTTCATAGATGCCGCCGATGATAGGAAGGGGCTGAAATACCACGTACTGAAGTAG